In a genomic window of Rhinoraja longicauda isolate Sanriku21f chromosome 23, sRhiLon1.1, whole genome shotgun sequence:
- the kiss2 gene encoding kisspeptin 2: MQVRDMGRLLFFLAIIVHCQNGNFGKPLYNEKFVSPDFVYPAGHSEYPRHSRVLTRNIDGQKAPEQSSMCYFLQESDVESRISCKLRFTRSKFNFNPFGLRFGKRGDGGSVNWKTLVVNGNRLRYLWKHKIPACKDSQSEC, from the exons ATGCAG GTCCGTGACATGGGCAGGTTACTGTTCTTCCTCGCCATCATAGTGCACTGTCAGAATGGAAACTTTGGGAAACCGCTCTACAATGAGAAGTTCGTCTCCCCGG ATTTCGTGTACCCGGCCGGACATTCCGAATATCCCAGGCACTCCCGGGTTCTGACTCGGAATATCGACGGGCAGAAGGCACCAGAGCAGTCCAGCATGTGTTACTTCCTCCAGGAGAGCGACGTGGAGAGTCGGATCTCCTGCAAACTTCGCTTCACCCGGAGTAAATTCAACTTCAACCCCTTCGGGCTGCGTTTCGGGAAGAGAGGTGACGGCGGCTCTGTGAATTGGAAGACGTTGGTAGTCAATGGGAACAGACTCCGTTATCTTTGGAAGCACAAGATACCAGCGTGTAAGGACTCTCAAAGCGAATGCTGA